In a genomic window of Maridesulfovibrio ferrireducens:
- a CDS encoding TIGR00341 family protein encodes MPLRVIEIVTPREDKDEVVKSLEEHRPDEGYVFWASPLDDETALTFRVVLDVQESENVLDKLENLFSWSEKYRIIVFSAEATIPRLKVPVKEEIPVNPNGENAENDAAKRKNRISREELYSDVLDTSVMSKSYVMLVLFSSLVAVIGLMRDNVAVIIGAMVLAPLLGPNVGLSLATTLGDGKLALESSKTLIIGITLAFFISLCAGFSLGLPEISSELMLRSTTSFSDIILAIVSGAAGIISFTLGVPTSLVGVMVALSLLPPLSACGIFLGAGQTTLAAGAGLLFIANIICLNLAGVVTFLLQGIQPLTWWERERAKVTAIRMALLWGLMLAILVLLLYFRIIQ; translated from the coding sequence ATGCCTTTGCGAGTAATAGAGATAGTTACCCCCCGCGAGGACAAAGACGAGGTTGTCAAATCCCTTGAAGAACATCGTCCCGATGAAGGATATGTTTTCTGGGCATCTCCTTTAGACGATGAAACGGCTCTGACATTTAGAGTCGTACTTGATGTCCAAGAGTCAGAAAATGTTCTGGATAAGCTTGAAAATCTTTTTTCATGGAGTGAGAAATATCGTATTATTGTTTTTTCTGCCGAAGCAACAATCCCTAGATTGAAAGTACCGGTCAAAGAAGAAATACCCGTCAATCCAAACGGAGAAAACGCCGAAAACGATGCAGCTAAACGAAAGAACAGAATAAGCCGCGAAGAATTGTATTCAGACGTTTTAGATACCTCCGTGATGTCGAAAAGCTACGTGATGCTTGTTCTTTTCTCATCACTGGTAGCGGTTATCGGACTTATGCGAGACAACGTGGCTGTAATTATAGGCGCGATGGTCCTAGCTCCTCTTCTAGGGCCGAATGTAGGCTTATCGTTAGCTACAACTCTTGGTGACGGCAAACTGGCACTGGAGTCATCCAAAACACTTATTATTGGTATTACTCTTGCTTTTTTTATATCCCTTTGCGCAGGTTTTTCTCTTGGACTGCCGGAAATATCCTCTGAACTGATGTTAAGAAGCACCACCAGCTTTTCAGATATAATTTTGGCTATTGTTTCCGGAGCAGCCGGAATAATATCCTTTACACTGGGCGTTCCTACCTCCCTCGTCGGCGTGATGGTTGCTTTGTCGCTTCTTCCTCCTCTCAGCGCCTGTGGCATCTTTTTAGGTGCAGGACAAACGACACTCGCTGCAGGCGCCGGCCTTCTTTTTATCGCAAACATAATATGCCTGAATTTAGCAGGAGTAGTGACATTCTTACTCCAAGGAATTCAACCCTTGACTTGGTGGGAACGTGAACGGGCCAAAGTTACAGCAATTCGTATGGCCCTTCTGTGGGGCCTTATGCTGGCAATCCTTGTATTGCTTCTATATTTCCGAATCATCCAATAA
- a CDS encoding mechanosensitive ion channel domain-containing protein translates to MPRHSALIKKLISYTITVLAVSLTLSSTTFAETNQNLELLRNRIHSFQAFEAEELATYSQIELLLMLTQKKYAESLQHFQYILISERASTSSPIDRKQVKNDLYQLREKIKTTLSKLQEAQEECVSRIDVINSFDNLSIPSGTPDSLKIIYRNNINSISQLRFKSKKQLSKIGSLLTEGNRVLKRLDKLEQGEKHNLLQLWSSYLLVGKNPVFSPVFWSTSFQNNNWLIIKNSEFQSALDSYDEKALRHLSLFAILILAGLALRSFVERQVNWQEVLGDNQFKIKSLFIASLVGFALYVATRITFPSTMESLEILAFGLFFISVLKISKYICTDNFILTSGRSRTAVLFTLSSFLLALHVPSKWVTLFFLGFLVFSWFLNSASAWKKRRFQGLLDSTKKSSFLSPLLVISFFGFGRLACFLAILWSLGIFIRSFGMLWGQILFLSTEKNVKLFKGLVRSLAVPLGWAIAFSLAYFWLVGFFGQSTVLDVLAMNTGWEGYSVSIGNIVSVFVLFFMTKHSVSAFKVSIELVGRKWPRGKRGAVPSMQTLFSYGIWTLFALLAMRILGLNLTSIAVIAGGLSVGIGFGLQNIVNNFISGLILLFGRSIQQGDVIELNSLWCTVKNINIRTTLVETFENAVIMIPNSDLVTNQVTNWTKNNSILRRDILVGVAYGSDTDRVRRTLLEVANENPHVLSKPEPYVHFNDFGSSSLDFILRVWIDDIDNTIKTISELRFAIDRYFRRDSIEIAFPQMDLHLKSSQALADVLGKNKDAGGSLS, encoded by the coding sequence ATGCCTAGACACTCAGCACTCATTAAAAAACTAATATCTTACACAATTACAGTGCTCGCCGTATCTCTGACTCTTAGCTCCACAACTTTTGCCGAAACGAATCAAAATCTTGAATTATTAAGAAACCGGATTCACAGTTTTCAAGCATTTGAAGCCGAAGAACTGGCAACCTACTCACAAATTGAATTGCTATTGATGCTAACACAGAAAAAATATGCAGAATCACTGCAACATTTTCAATATATTCTTATATCTGAAAGAGCTTCAACAAGTTCACCGATAGATCGCAAACAAGTTAAAAATGATCTTTATCAACTACGCGAAAAAATTAAAACTACACTTAGTAAGCTTCAAGAGGCTCAAGAAGAATGCGTCTCCAGAATTGATGTTATTAATTCTTTCGATAACCTTTCCATACCTTCAGGAACTCCCGACTCGCTTAAAATTATTTATCGAAATAATATAAACTCTATTTCACAGTTACGATTTAAATCTAAAAAACAACTCTCAAAAATTGGCTCATTGTTAACAGAGGGAAACCGTGTACTTAAACGTCTGGACAAGCTTGAACAGGGGGAAAAACATAACCTGCTGCAGTTATGGAGTTCCTATTTATTAGTAGGTAAAAACCCAGTATTCAGCCCTGTTTTTTGGAGCACATCCTTCCAGAATAACAATTGGTTGATTATCAAAAATTCTGAATTCCAGAGTGCTCTTGATAGTTATGATGAAAAAGCTCTAAGGCATTTATCTCTCTTTGCAATTTTAATTTTAGCAGGGTTGGCGCTGAGAAGTTTTGTAGAAAGACAAGTAAACTGGCAAGAAGTACTGGGAGATAACCAGTTTAAAATCAAATCACTGTTTATCGCTTCTCTTGTCGGCTTTGCCTTATATGTAGCGACAAGAATAACGTTCCCTTCCACAATGGAATCCTTGGAAATACTTGCTTTCGGCCTTTTTTTCATATCGGTATTGAAAATTTCTAAATACATATGCACAGACAATTTTATACTTACCAGCGGACGCTCAAGAACCGCTGTCCTGTTTACACTCAGTTCTTTTCTGCTGGCTCTTCATGTACCCAGTAAATGGGTCACTTTGTTTTTTTTGGGATTCCTCGTCTTCTCATGGTTTCTAAATTCTGCATCGGCATGGAAAAAAAGACGCTTTCAAGGGCTACTCGATTCAACTAAGAAAAGCAGTTTTCTTAGCCCGTTATTAGTTATTTCTTTTTTCGGATTTGGCAGACTGGCATGCTTTCTGGCTATCCTCTGGAGTCTGGGCATATTTATTCGCTCTTTCGGAATGCTCTGGGGGCAAATTCTGTTTTTGAGCACTGAAAAAAATGTGAAGCTATTTAAAGGGCTGGTTCGTAGCTTGGCGGTCCCCTTAGGATGGGCAATTGCATTCAGCCTCGCATACTTCTGGCTGGTCGGCTTTTTCGGACAAAGCACTGTGTTGGATGTTTTAGCTATGAACACAGGCTGGGAGGGTTATTCAGTCTCCATTGGCAATATTGTGTCTGTATTTGTTCTTTTCTTCATGACCAAACACAGCGTTTCAGCCTTCAAGGTTTCCATCGAGCTTGTCGGGCGAAAATGGCCCAGAGGCAAACGAGGCGCAGTTCCTTCAATGCAAACTTTGTTTTCATATGGAATCTGGACGCTGTTTGCGCTTTTGGCTATGCGCATTCTTGGCTTAAACCTTACAAGCATAGCCGTCATCGCCGGGGGACTCAGTGTCGGTATAGGTTTCGGACTTCAAAATATTGTAAACAACTTTATCAGCGGCCTTATTTTACTATTCGGCAGATCCATCCAGCAAGGCGATGTCATTGAATTAAACAGTCTCTGGTGCACAGTTAAAAATATCAACATACGTACTACTCTGGTAGAAACATTTGAAAATGCGGTAATCATGATTCCCAATTCCGACCTTGTTACTAATCAGGTTACCAACTGGACTAAAAACAATTCAATACTTCGCCGCGATATATTGGTCGGCGTCGCCTACGGCTCGGATACAGACAGAGTAAGAAGAACATTGCTCGAAGTTGCGAATGAAAATCCCCATGTTCTTAGTAAGCCTGAACCGTATGTTCACTTTAATGATTTCGGATCAAGCAGCCTCGACTTTATACTGCGTGTATGGATAGATGACATTGATAACACTATCAAAACAATCTCCGAACTTCGCTTTGCCATAGACAGATATTTCAGACGCGACAGCATTGAAATTGCGTTCCCGCAAATGGATCTTCACCTTAAGAGCAGTCAGGCTCTTGCTGATGTGCTGGGTAAAAACAAAGATGCCGGCGGCAGTCTTTCTTAA
- the lpxB gene encoding lipid-A-disaccharide synthase — MSKINNSIWINAGEASGDMHGALLASKLINKDPDLKILGMGGSAMEKAGCDIRYPMQLISLVGFTEVFPKLPRLLKLFGQIKDILKAERPKAVILIDCPDFNFRVAKIAHELGIPVYYYITPQIWAWRQGRAKFLQKYVRKILCILPFEQKFFKDRGVDAQYVGHPLLDLIPLAELDAIDPDPNLVGILPGSRSKEISSLLPEFAKTAEMLLADFPYLKFSIARAPGVTEKKLRSFWPSNIPVTINQPENRYRLMRNSNVIMAASGTATLECALIGTPTLVAYKMSAFSAFLARKIISVKYVSLANLIPDKPILPECLLEKASAKFFYPHMHEWIKNPASAAAVRNELKDLRKMIGEPGVADRVAEIIHNDLNSL; from the coding sequence ATGAGCAAAATAAACAACAGCATCTGGATTAACGCAGGGGAAGCTTCCGGTGATATGCACGGTGCATTGCTTGCTTCCAAACTTATAAATAAAGACCCCGACCTGAAAATTTTAGGTATGGGCGGATCAGCAATGGAAAAAGCGGGGTGTGACATCCGCTACCCTATGCAGTTGATTTCCCTCGTAGGTTTTACCGAAGTATTTCCAAAACTGCCCCGCCTGTTAAAATTATTCGGACAAATCAAGGACATTCTGAAAGCGGAACGCCCCAAGGCTGTCATATTAATTGACTGCCCAGACTTTAATTTCAGGGTCGCCAAAATTGCCCATGAACTCGGAATTCCGGTATATTACTACATTACGCCGCAAATCTGGGCATGGCGACAGGGTAGAGCTAAATTCCTGCAAAAATATGTGCGCAAAATTTTATGTATTCTGCCCTTCGAACAGAAATTTTTTAAAGATCGCGGAGTAGACGCTCAGTACGTAGGACACCCTCTGCTGGACTTGATTCCACTCGCAGAACTTGATGCAATAGATCCTGACCCGAATCTCGTGGGAATTCTTCCGGGCAGTAGAAGCAAAGAAATATCTTCACTATTACCGGAATTTGCTAAAACAGCCGAAATGCTGCTTGCAGACTTTCCTTATCTGAAATTTTCAATAGCCCGTGCTCCGGGAGTGACAGAGAAAAAATTACGCAGTTTCTGGCCCTCCAATATTCCCGTCACCATTAATCAACCCGAAAACCGCTATAGGTTAATGCGCAACTCAAATGTCATCATGGCCGCGTCCGGCACTGCAACACTTGAATGCGCCCTTATTGGCACGCCAACACTGGTCGCATACAAAATGTCCGCATTCTCAGCGTTCCTAGCCCGCAAGATTATATCCGTGAAATATGTAAGTCTTGCCAATTTAATCCCCGACAAACCCATTCTTCCTGAATGCCTGCTTGAAAAAGCCTCAGCTAAGTTTTTTTATCCCCATATGCATGAGTGGATTAAAAATCCTGCCTCAGCCGCTGCGGTCAGAAATGAGCTAAAAGATCTTCGTAAAATGATCGGAGAACCGGGAGTTGCGGATAGAGTGGCTGAAATAATTCATAATGATCTGAATTCTCTCTAA
- a CDS encoding prepilin peptidase → MPLSTINFMNVSPAAITAAGLIGAVLGSFYACAVYRYIAGQTLTNPPRSMCPECGHKIKWYENIPLLSFFILRGKCSNCHKSISPMYPVIESVSILWAILLMFMYGPSTLWIMYMFFGGLMIVASFIDLKTFILPDIITIPGSIAAIPCAAMFTNVGWEGALLGAVLGGGMFWSLRLLYRGLKGVEGLGLGDVKIMCMIGALAGPQNLPLVITIAAFTGLCAGLIMMLVKKREYGSMIPFGPFLALGSMLSILYAEPFWLWYLLG, encoded by the coding sequence ATGCCATTATCCACAATAAATTTTATGAATGTATCTCCCGCCGCGATTACAGCAGCAGGCCTAATCGGCGCAGTGCTCGGCAGTTTTTATGCATGTGCAGTATACCGCTACATTGCAGGACAAACCCTTACAAATCCGCCACGCTCAATGTGCCCTGAGTGCGGACATAAAATCAAGTGGTATGAAAATATTCCGCTACTGAGCTTTTTTATACTGAGAGGAAAATGCTCAAACTGCCATAAATCAATCAGCCCAATGTATCCGGTAATAGAATCCGTTTCTATATTATGGGCAATTTTACTGATGTTTATGTACGGCCCTTCAACTTTATGGATTATGTACATGTTTTTCGGCGGCCTTATGATTGTGGCATCTTTTATCGACCTGAAAACTTTTATCCTCCCGGATATCATCACCATCCCCGGTTCAATAGCAGCCATTCCCTGCGCGGCTATGTTCACAAATGTAGGATGGGAAGGCGCTCTGCTCGGAGCAGTTCTCGGCGGAGGAATGTTCTGGTCGCTGAGGCTTCTTTATCGCGGACTCAAAGGAGTTGAAGGATTGGGACTCGGTGATGTAAAGATTATGTGCATGATAGGAGCATTAGCCGGACCGCAAAACCTCCCGCTTGTAATTACGATTGCCGCTTTTACGGGGCTATGCGCGGGACTTATTATGATGCTGGTAAAAAAGAGAGAGTACGGAAGCATGATCCCCTTCGGGCCTTTTCTGGCTCTGGGATCAATGCTCAGCATTCTTTACGCAGAACCATTCTGGCTATGGTATTTGCTCGGCTAA
- a CDS encoding phenylacetate--CoA ligase family protein encodes MSGKYRFIPELEPEELAKKQLEGLKWTVSHTAENCPFYASQYKEKSIEPGDIKTLDDIRKLPFTSADDLKDGYPLPLLSVPEEQVVRIHGSSGTTGKRKILSYTQKDLDTWKNMFARCYELAGLTTLDRVQICVGYGLWTAGAGFQLGSEHFGAMTLPVGPGMLEIQLQILVDLEATCLCSTASMALLLGEEAHKAGLTDKLKLKRCIFGGEAHTPKMRKQFEESLGLESSHDISGMTELYGPGAGIECQAHDGIHYWGDEYIVEIIDPVTLEPVADGETGELVVTTLNKEASPLVRYRTHDLTRIIPGKCSCGCSMPRHDHISGRSDDMFIFRGVNIYPGQIGSVLEFFSEASSEYQIFLERREGLDHMSVRVERKPGISAENDANLAKAICDRIRKFILVRANVEILKPGLLPRSFAKTKRVFDERS; translated from the coding sequence ATGAGCGGTAAATATAGATTTATTCCAGAGCTTGAACCTGAGGAATTAGCGAAGAAGCAGCTTGAAGGACTCAAGTGGACGGTTTCTCATACTGCTGAGAACTGTCCGTTTTATGCTTCGCAATATAAAGAAAAATCTATTGAACCCGGTGATATAAAAACTCTGGATGATATTAGAAAACTTCCTTTTACCTCCGCAGATGATTTGAAAGACGGCTACCCGTTGCCGCTTTTGTCTGTCCCTGAGGAACAAGTCGTAAGAATCCACGGTTCAAGCGGAACAACCGGAAAACGGAAAATTTTATCGTACACTCAGAAAGATCTTGATACATGGAAAAATATGTTTGCCCGCTGTTACGAGCTTGCCGGGCTGACAACTCTTGATCGGGTGCAGATCTGTGTGGGGTATGGTCTCTGGACTGCCGGGGCCGGATTTCAACTTGGTTCTGAACATTTCGGCGCAATGACTCTGCCTGTCGGGCCGGGAATGCTGGAAATTCAACTTCAAATTCTGGTTGATCTTGAGGCTACATGTCTTTGCTCGACCGCCTCTATGGCGCTGCTGCTGGGCGAAGAGGCTCACAAGGCGGGTTTAACTGATAAGCTAAAACTCAAACGTTGTATTTTCGGAGGAGAAGCTCATACTCCTAAAATGCGTAAACAGTTTGAAGAGTCGCTCGGGCTTGAATCAAGTCACGATATTTCCGGTATGACCGAGCTTTATGGGCCGGGAGCGGGTATTGAATGTCAGGCTCATGACGGAATTCATTACTGGGGTGATGAATATATTGTTGAAATTATTGATCCCGTTACTCTTGAACCTGTCGCAGATGGTGAAACAGGGGAATTGGTTGTTACTACACTCAATAAAGAGGCTTCTCCGCTTGTGCGTTACCGGACTCATGACCTAACCCGGATTATTCCCGGAAAGTGCTCATGCGGGTGTTCTATGCCGCGTCATGACCATATTTCAGGTCGAAGCGATGATATGTTTATCTTCCGTGGTGTAAATATTTATCCGGGGCAGATTGGTTCTGTTCTTGAGTTTTTCTCGGAAGCCAGTTCGGAGTATCAGATTTTTCTCGAAAGACGCGAAGGACTTGATCACATGTCTGTCAGGGTTGAGCGTAAACCGGGTATCTCCGCAGAAAATGATGCAAATCTAGCCAAAGCTATTTGTGATAGAATCCGTAAATTTATTTTGGTCAGGGCAAATGTTGAAATTTTGAAGCCCGGACTTCTACCCCGAAGTTTCGCAAAAACAAAACGTGTTTTTGATGAGAGATCTTGA
- the pnp gene encoding polyribonucleotide nucleotidyltransferase, with product MLVPLDKIEVTGQVGALDIKLETGRMANQTNGTVWIQSGGTVVLVTAVNMATSEPRDFFPLTCNYLERTYAAGRIPGGYFRREVGRPSDRETLVSRMMDRPIRPMFPKSFCDEVQIIATVLSADEHTNPDVLAMTGASAALHISNMPFNGPIAAARIGMVNNQFVLYPTYKGIAEDSDLNLVFAATRDAVIMVEGSSQFLSETTIAEALEWGHEQVAPMFDLQDALREKVGKPKIEVIETVKDDEVITLVSDNFAADLDTALTIPEKMARRSAKSEIKGKAVKFIEEKFPEEPKRAKAVGDAMAALEKKIVRNRIVEKGIRIDGRDLTTVRNLSMEVGTLPMTHGSALFRRGETSALAVCTLGSSRDEQRFETLIGDDSKRFMLHYNFPPYCVGEARFLRAPSRREIGHGTLAERALTPVLPSAESFPFTMRVVSEVMDSNGSSSMASVCGTTLSLMDAGVPITAPVAGIAMGLCKEGDDYFVLTDILGDEDALGDMDFKVAGTEEGITAIQMDIKISGIPADVLRKALSQAKEARMLILDDMKKVIEAPRAQLSNHAPQMQVVNINPEKIRDLIGPGGKNIKAITAETSADIDIEDSGKVSIFAPTLDSLKKTVEMVQYYDQTAELGKNYVGTVKKILEIGAIVEILPGLEGLLHVSQIDVERIENVTDVIQLGQEVTVKVVEVQPNGRIRLSRKAWLMEQAGQEVDLDRFKMPSGGRRDSRPRR from the coding sequence ATGTTAGTACCACTCGATAAAATCGAAGTAACAGGTCAAGTCGGCGCACTTGATATCAAACTTGAAACAGGCCGCATGGCTAACCAGACCAACGGAACCGTATGGATTCAGTCCGGTGGAACCGTCGTTCTCGTAACAGCTGTCAACATGGCAACAAGTGAGCCTAGAGACTTTTTCCCGCTTACTTGTAACTATCTTGAAAGAACATACGCAGCCGGCCGCATTCCCGGTGGCTATTTCCGCCGTGAAGTTGGTCGCCCTTCTGACCGTGAAACTCTTGTTTCCCGTATGATGGACCGTCCTATCCGTCCTATGTTCCCTAAATCTTTCTGCGACGAAGTTCAGATTATCGCAACTGTACTTTCCGCTGACGAACACACCAACCCTGATGTTCTGGCTATGACTGGAGCTTCCGCAGCACTTCATATTTCAAATATGCCTTTTAACGGGCCTATCGCTGCTGCCAGAATCGGAATGGTCAATAACCAGTTCGTTCTCTACCCTACTTATAAAGGTATTGCTGAAGACAGCGATCTCAACCTTGTTTTTGCAGCGACACGCGACGCAGTAATCATGGTTGAAGGAAGCTCTCAGTTCCTTTCTGAAACTACAATTGCTGAAGCACTTGAATGGGGACACGAGCAAGTTGCTCCAATGTTCGACCTGCAGGACGCACTCAGAGAAAAAGTAGGCAAACCTAAAATTGAAGTAATTGAAACTGTCAAAGACGATGAAGTTATCACTTTAGTTTCTGACAACTTTGCTGCCGATCTCGACACAGCTCTTACTATTCCTGAAAAAATGGCACGTAGATCTGCCAAGTCAGAAATTAAAGGAAAGGCTGTTAAATTCATCGAAGAAAAATTCCCGGAAGAACCTAAAAGAGCTAAAGCTGTCGGCGACGCAATGGCTGCTCTTGAAAAGAAAATAGTTCGTAATCGCATTGTAGAAAAAGGAATCCGCATTGACGGACGTGACCTTACTACAGTCCGTAACCTTTCCATGGAAGTCGGCACACTGCCAATGACTCATGGTTCCGCCCTGTTCCGCAGAGGTGAAACATCAGCTCTTGCAGTTTGTACTCTTGGTAGCTCACGCGACGAACAGAGATTTGAAACCCTCATCGGTGACGATTCTAAACGTTTCATGCTCCATTACAACTTCCCTCCATATTGTGTTGGTGAAGCCAGATTCCTTCGTGCTCCTTCTCGCCGTGAAATCGGACATGGAACACTCGCAGAACGCGCTTTGACTCCTGTTCTGCCATCTGCTGAATCCTTCCCGTTCACCATGCGTGTAGTTTCAGAAGTTATGGACTCTAACGGATCCTCTTCAATGGCTTCCGTATGCGGCACAACTCTGTCTCTCATGGACGCAGGTGTTCCAATCACAGCTCCTGTTGCAGGTATTGCAATGGGTCTTTGTAAAGAAGGCGACGACTACTTCGTACTGACCGATATTCTCGGCGACGAAGATGCTCTCGGCGATATGGACTTTAAAGTTGCCGGTACTGAAGAAGGCATCACTGCCATCCAGATGGATATCAAAATCAGCGGTATTCCTGCTGATGTTCTTCGCAAAGCACTTTCTCAGGCCAAAGAAGCAAGAATGCTTATCCTTGATGACATGAAGAAAGTTATTGAAGCTCCAAGAGCTCAGCTTTCAAATCATGCTCCTCAGATGCAGGTTGTTAACATCAACCCAGAAAAGATCAGAGACCTCATCGGACCTGGCGGTAAAAATATCAAAGCGATCACTGCTGAAACTTCAGCTGATATTGATATTGAAGATTCCGGTAAAGTTTCCATCTTCGCTCCGACTCTTGATTCTCTCAAGAAAACTGTGGAAATGGTTCAGTACTACGACCAGACAGCAGAACTCGGTAAAAACTACGTTGGTACCGTTAAAAAGATCCTCGAAATCGGCGCAATCGTTGAGATTCTGCCCGGACTTGAAGGACTTCTGCACGTTTCACAGATTGACGTTGAACGCATCGAAAACGTAACTGACGTTATTCAACTCGGTCAGGAAGTAACTGTTAAGGTTGTTGAAGTTCAGCCTAACGGACGTATCAGACTTTCCCGTAAAGCTTGGCTCATGGAGCAGGCTGGACAGGAAGTTGATCTTGATAGATTCAAAATGCCTAGCGGTGGCCGTCGCGACAGCCGTCCACGCAGATAA
- the rpsO gene encoding 30S ribosomal protein S15: MVMTAVDKAKVIEDYQTTPGDTGSPEVQVALLTARITYLTDHFKTHKKDFHSRTGLLKMVGQRRNILKYLKSKDIQRYRDLIARLGLRK; encoded by the coding sequence GTGGTAATGACTGCTGTAGATAAGGCAAAAGTAATTGAGGACTATCAGACAACACCTGGAGACACCGGTTCCCCTGAAGTACAGGTAGCACTCCTTACTGCAAGGATTACGTATCTTACTGACCACTTCAAGACTCACAAAAAGGACTTTCATTCCCGCACAGGCCTCCTGAAAATGGTAGGACAGCGCAGAAACATCCTGAAATACCTGAAGTCTAAAGACATTCAGCGTTATCGTGATCTTATCGCAAGACTTGGTCTTCGCAAATAA
- the truB gene encoding tRNA pseudouridine(55) synthase TruB: MGRKPRVSPHQKHGVLVLNKPSGPTSADCLNSIKRELMQYKIGHAGTLDPLAEGVLLVMLGQATKLGPYLTENEKIYSGSLIIGRTTDTYDIQGQETSTHDISGITEKMVENEILAWNDLTSQEVPAYSAAKHKGRPLYELARNGEEIPVKIKSIKIFEAKQLEVSLPMARFRVGCSAGTYIRSLVHSLGMRLECGAVMESLKREESRPFRLADAHDLDEVLNDPDGFESRVIPIAEALPHWPKFTVGEQMATEIMNGTRIPVENVPGSVGIALIEGDRAMFLASDGTPLSLAEAKIIDNRLHWTVLRGLWG; the protein is encoded by the coding sequence GTGGGAAGAAAACCTCGCGTAAGCCCTCATCAGAAACATGGAGTCCTCGTCCTGAATAAACCTTCAGGCCCGACTTCAGCAGATTGCCTCAACTCGATCAAACGGGAATTGATGCAATATAAAATAGGTCATGCCGGCACACTGGACCCTCTTGCTGAGGGTGTTTTGCTGGTAATGCTCGGGCAGGCCACCAAGCTCGGCCCGTATTTGACTGAAAATGAAAAAATTTACTCCGGAAGCCTGATTATCGGTAGAACTACAGACACTTACGATATTCAAGGCCAAGAAACTTCGACCCATGACATTTCCGGCATTACGGAAAAAATGGTCGAAAATGAAATTTTAGCATGGAATGACTTGACTAGTCAGGAAGTTCCCGCATATTCGGCAGCTAAGCACAAGGGCAGACCGCTCTATGAGCTGGCTCGAAATGGCGAGGAAATTCCCGTCAAGATCAAGAGCATTAAAATTTTTGAAGCTAAACAGTTGGAAGTGAGTCTGCCAATGGCCCGTTTTCGAGTTGGGTGCTCTGCCGGCACCTACATTCGCTCCCTCGTCCACAGCTTGGGGATGCGGCTCGAATGCGGCGCAGTAATGGAATCACTTAAGCGTGAAGAAAGCCGACCTTTCAGGTTGGCGGATGCACATGATTTAGACGAGGTTCTTAACGATCCTGACGGTTTTGAGAGCCGTGTTATTCCTATTGCGGAAGCACTGCCTCACTGGCCTAAGTTCACTGTGGGTGAACAGATGGCAACCGAGATCATGAACGGAACAAGAATCCCGGTCGAAAATGTGCCCGGATCAGTCGGAATTGCTTTAATCGAAGGAGACAGGGCTATGTTTCTTGCCTCCGACGGCACTCCGCTATCTTTAGCGGAAGCCAAGATTATTGATAATCGTCTGCACTGGACTGTTCTTCGCGGCTTGTGGGGTTGA